A region from the Oceanidesulfovibrio marinus genome encodes:
- a CDS encoding ABC transporter permease yields the protein MKKTLLLAYKDLAIYFRSPLAYVLMAFFLLASGYFFVVGVGFYEMLSMEAMRSPEVADFTLMELVVGPQLQNAGIILLFFLPLLTMRGFSEEKRMGTFEMLMSYPVREWEVAAGKLVALLGFLAAAIGVSALCSAGLLFMFSRPEIAPMLVGYLGLLLLALAFCSLGLFLSSLTENQVVAAVATFVALLLLWVLSWLKDAAPAGAKPVLANLSMLTHFEPFTKGVLGGSDVIFFVTFIAGFFWLTVLSLENQRWRA from the coding sequence ATGAAGAAGACGTTGCTTCTTGCGTACAAGGATCTGGCCATATACTTCCGCTCCCCCCTGGCATATGTGCTGATGGCCTTCTTCCTGCTGGCCAGCGGCTACTTTTTTGTCGTGGGCGTGGGGTTCTACGAGATGCTTTCCATGGAGGCCATGCGCTCGCCCGAGGTGGCGGACTTCACCCTCATGGAGCTGGTGGTCGGGCCGCAGCTGCAGAACGCGGGCATCATCCTGCTGTTCTTCCTGCCGCTTCTGACCATGCGCGGCTTCAGCGAAGAGAAGCGCATGGGCACCTTCGAGATGCTGATGAGCTACCCGGTGCGCGAGTGGGAGGTGGCGGCCGGCAAGCTGGTTGCGCTGCTGGGGTTCCTGGCCGCGGCCATCGGCGTTTCCGCGTTGTGCAGCGCCGGGCTGCTCTTCATGTTCTCCAGGCCGGAGATCGCGCCAATGCTGGTGGGGTATCTGGGCCTGTTGCTCCTGGCGTTGGCCTTCTGCTCCCTGGGCCTGTTCCTCTCGTCGCTCACGGAGAATCAGGTGGTGGCCGCGGTGGCCACCTTTGTTGCGCTGCTCCTGCTCTGGGTGCTCTCCTGGCTCAAGGACGCCGCGCCGGCAGGGGCCAAGCCGGTCCTGGCCAACCTCTCCATGCTCACGCACTTCGAGCCCTTCACCAAGGGCGTGCTCGGCGGGAGCGACGTCATCTTCTTCGTCACCTTCATCGCGGGCTTTTTCTGGCTCACGGTGCTTTCGCTGGAGAACCAGCGGTGGAGGGCGTAG